A genomic window from Sphingomonas taxi includes:
- a CDS encoding putative bifunctional diguanylate cyclase/phosphodiesterase — protein sequence MTAAAPERLSPRRLLVVDDEPAMHDSYVRSFVRQRGAEEDALGVMAVDLFGADAAHDPDEAEPFDLTLCHQGHEAVAAVEAAQAAGTPYAVAFIDIRMPPGIDGRETARRIRAIDPEINLCIVTGFSDFSPIEISKVAGPVDKIFYIAKPFEVAEIIQTATALARRWEVDRELAAARVQLAQQIVQLEEQAAELAANESRALHMATHDSLTDAPNRLAFLRALGDRARRPGLFATAMFDLDRFKIVNDTLGHLAGDALIRDVYAILQAHAPAGAVVARLGGDEFGVLFDAAGEDAAVMACDRIVAACAGTHQVFGNSVQSGASAGVVVVEGSGCDPIDALRRADLALNDAKRAGRSVTRLFDESMDEGIRFRRRVEQGLAAAIGRGELSLVYQPIVGRGDLEVIGFEALVRWNTEEYGPISPAIFIPIAEESNVIHDLGDWILDEALKTVQRFPGQYVSVNFSPRQFRRHNFVGHVMESVQRAGVLPGRVQIEITETAIFDDAERAAETLYRLRQMGFRIALDDFGTGYSSLYNIRKFALDSLKIDRSFIDGMGRERESAAIVHSIIHLGRALGLEVIAEGVETPAQVQALRLAGTSHLQGFFFSPPVAADHAIALAERRVIGGTPGDRADTGTNG from the coding sequence ATGACTGCCGCTGCACCCGAACGCCTGTCACCCCGGCGCCTGCTCGTCGTCGACGACGAGCCGGCGATGCACGACAGTTACGTCCGCAGCTTCGTCCGCCAGCGCGGGGCGGAAGAGGATGCGCTCGGCGTGATGGCGGTGGATCTGTTCGGTGCCGATGCCGCGCACGATCCCGACGAAGCCGAGCCGTTCGACCTTACCCTCTGCCATCAGGGGCATGAGGCGGTCGCCGCGGTCGAGGCGGCGCAGGCTGCCGGCACGCCATATGCCGTCGCCTTCATCGACATCCGCATGCCCCCCGGCATCGACGGACGCGAGACCGCGCGCCGCATCCGCGCGATCGATCCCGAGATCAACCTGTGCATCGTCACCGGCTTTTCGGACTTCTCGCCGATCGAGATCAGCAAGGTCGCCGGTCCCGTCGACAAGATCTTCTACATCGCCAAGCCCTTCGAAGTCGCCGAGATCATCCAGACCGCGACCGCGCTGGCCCGCCGCTGGGAGGTGGACCGCGAACTCGCCGCAGCGCGTGTGCAGCTCGCGCAGCAGATCGTCCAGCTCGAGGAACAGGCCGCCGAACTCGCCGCCAACGAGAGCCGCGCGCTGCACATGGCGACGCACGATTCGCTCACCGATGCGCCCAACCGGCTTGCCTTCCTGCGTGCGCTCGGCGATCGCGCCCGCCGCCCCGGCCTGTTCGCGACCGCGATGTTCGATCTCGACCGGTTCAAGATCGTCAACGATACGCTCGGCCATCTCGCCGGCGACGCGCTGATCCGCGACGTCTATGCCATCCTCCAGGCGCATGCGCCCGCAGGCGCGGTCGTCGCGCGGCTCGGCGGCGACGAATTCGGCGTGCTGTTCGACGCCGCCGGCGAGGACGCCGCGGTGATGGCGTGCGACCGCATCGTCGCCGCCTGCGCGGGCACGCATCAGGTGTTCGGCAATTCGGTGCAGAGCGGCGCCTCCGCCGGGGTCGTCGTCGTCGAGGGCAGCGGCTGCGACCCGATCGACGCGCTGCGCCGCGCCGACCTCGCGCTCAACGACGCCAAGCGCGCCGGCCGCAGCGTCACCCGCCTGTTCGACGAGAGCATGGACGAGGGCATCCGGTTCCGCCGCCGTGTGGAACAGGGGCTCGCCGCCGCGATCGGTCGCGGCGAACTCAGCCTCGTCTATCAGCCGATCGTCGGCCGCGGCGACCTCGAGGTGATCGGCTTCGAGGCGCTGGTACGCTGGAACACCGAGGAATATGGGCCGATCAGCCCGGCGATCTTCATCCCGATCGCCGAGGAATCGAACGTCATCCACGATCTCGGCGACTGGATTCTCGACGAGGCGCTGAAGACGGTGCAGCGCTTCCCCGGCCAATATGTCTCGGTTAATTTCTCGCCGCGCCAGTTCCGCCGCCACAATTTCGTCGGCCATGTCATGGAGAGCGTCCAGCGGGCCGGCGTGCTGCCCGGCCGCGTCCAGATCGAGATCACCGAAACCGCGATCTTCGACGATGCCGAGCGCGCCGCCGAGACGCTCTATCGCCTCCGCCAGATGGGCTTCCGCATCGCGCTCGACGATTTCGGCACCGGCTATTCCTCGCTCTACAACATCCGCAAATTCGCGCTCGATAGCCTCAAGATCGATCGCAGCTTCATCGACGGCATGGGGCGCGAGCGCGAGAGCGCGGCGATCGTCCATTCGATCATCCATCTCGGCCGGGCGCTGGGGCTGGAGGTGATCGCCGAGGGCGTCGAGACGCCGGCACAGGTGCAGGCGCTGCGTCTCGCCGGCACCAGCCACCTGCAGGGCTTCTTCTTCTCGCCGCCGGTCGCCGCCGACCATGCGATCGCGCTTGCCGAGCGGCGGGTGATCGGCGGTACGCCAGGCGACCGGGCGGATACCGGAACCAACGGCTGA
- a CDS encoding HAD-IA family hydrolase, with product MTSNSPPRPSPDAPFDIVGFDLDGTLLDTSGDLAAAVNHALASVGRAPLGVAQVKPMIGGGARRMLAQGMAATGGCDEATLDVLHRRLLDHYEAHIADLTQPYPGVLDALDTLAAQGARLAVVTNKLEGLARKLLGALDLTGRFACIIGGDTMGPGNAKPSPKPIYEMLARCGGGTAAFVGDSIFDIEAGKAADLPTIACSFGFLMQPVAELGADAVIDGYDELIPTLERLAR from the coding sequence ATGACGTCGAATTCACCGCCCCGCCCGTCGCCCGACGCTCCGTTCGACATCGTCGGCTTCGACCTCGACGGGACGCTGCTCGACACCAGCGGCGATCTCGCCGCGGCGGTCAACCATGCGCTCGCCTCGGTCGGGCGGGCGCCGCTCGGCGTCGCGCAGGTAAAGCCGATGATCGGCGGCGGCGCGCGTCGCATGCTGGCGCAGGGGATGGCGGCGACCGGCGGCTGCGACGAGGCGACGCTCGACGTGCTGCATCGGCGCCTGCTCGACCATTACGAGGCGCATATCGCCGATCTGACGCAGCCCTATCCCGGGGTGCTCGACGCGCTCGATACGCTCGCCGCGCAGGGCGCACGGCTGGCGGTGGTGACCAACAAGCTGGAGGGGCTGGCCCGCAAGCTGCTCGGCGCGCTCGATCTCACCGGCCGCTTCGCGTGCATCATCGGCGGCGACACGATGGGACCGGGCAACGCCAAGCCCAGCCCGAAGCCGATCTACGAGATGCTGGCGCGCTGCGGCGGCGGCACAGCGGCGTTCGTCGGCGATTCGATCTTCGACATCGAGGCGGGCAAGGCGGCGGACCTGCCGACGATCGCCTGTTCGTTCGGCTTCCTGATGCAGCCGGTGGCCGAGCTCGGCGCGGATGCGGTGATCGATGGCTATGACGAATTGATCCCGACGCTGGAGCGGCTGGCGCGGTAA
- a CDS encoding PIN domain-containing protein, with product MTSHAFDSNIVIDALAGFGPARDEIRRALDQGGAWVSRMVWVEVLSKGASRDVENAQAFLGGFKVDEIDADIALRAAALRRERRRLKSPDAIILASATRHGRILVTRNIKDFPATMPGIRVPYLL from the coding sequence ATGACCAGCCACGCGTTCGATTCGAACATCGTCATCGATGCGCTGGCGGGCTTCGGTCCGGCGCGCGACGAGATCCGGCGTGCGCTCGATCAAGGTGGCGCATGGGTGAGCCGGATGGTCTGGGTCGAGGTCTTGTCGAAGGGCGCGTCGCGAGACGTGGAAAACGCGCAGGCGTTTCTTGGCGGATTCAAGGTGGACGAGATCGATGCGGACATCGCCTTGCGTGCCGCCGCGCTGCGTCGCGAACGCCGTCGGCTGAAATCGCCCGATGCCATCATCCTGGCGAGCGCGACGCGGCATGGCCGCATCCTCGTCACCCGTAACATCAAGGATTTCCCGGCGACCATGCCGGGGATCCGTGTTCCCTACCTCCTCTGA
- the glmU gene encoding bifunctional UDP-N-acetylglucosamine diphosphorylase/glucosamine-1-phosphate N-acetyltransferase GlmU produces the protein MTTSLAVIILAAGKGTRMKSDLHKVLHPIAGRPMLLHLIDSLNRAGATRRVVVVGASGEQVESAVAATGVEIAWQREQLGTAHAALQAKAALAGFDGIAIVCFGDTPLLGSDTVARLAARLEAPDAPTVAVLGFRPADARAYGRIIAASDGTIRKMVEYKDASPAERAVELCNSGVTAVRTRDLWRLLESVGNDNAAGEYYLPDVVTLAIAGGGRAVCIETGEYEVAGINSRGELAAVEAGWQTARRAQAMADGATLIAPETVWFSHDTVVGRDVVVEPNVVFGPGVTVADGVVIHAFSHIEGATIGAKAEVGPYARLRPGATLGVKSKVGNFVEIKKAVLGEGAKVNHLSYIGDAEIGAAANIGAGTITCNYDGFFKYRTQIGAGAFIGSNSALVAPVSVGDGAIVAAGSVLTQDVEAGALALVRPPQVAKPGWATRFREMMKARKAGQ, from the coding sequence ATGACCACATCTCTCGCCGTCATCATCCTCGCCGCGGGCAAGGGCACGCGGATGAAGTCCGATCTGCACAAGGTGCTGCATCCCATCGCCGGGCGGCCGATGCTGCTCCACCTGATCGACAGCCTCAACCGCGCCGGCGCGACGCGCCGCGTCGTCGTGGTCGGGGCATCGGGCGAGCAGGTCGAATCGGCGGTGGCGGCGACCGGGGTCGAGATCGCGTGGCAGCGCGAGCAGCTCGGCACCGCGCATGCCGCCCTGCAGGCCAAGGCCGCGCTCGCCGGTTTCGACGGCATCGCGATCGTCTGTTTCGGCGACACGCCGCTGCTCGGCAGCGACACCGTCGCCCGGCTCGCGGCGCGGCTCGAGGCGCCCGATGCGCCGACCGTCGCGGTGCTCGGCTTCCGCCCCGCCGATGCGCGTGCCTATGGCCGGATCATCGCGGCGAGCGACGGCACGATCCGCAAGATGGTGGAATATAAGGACGCCAGCCCCGCCGAGCGCGCGGTCGAATTGTGCAATTCGGGCGTCACCGCGGTGCGCACGCGCGACCTGTGGCGGCTGCTCGAATCGGTCGGCAACGACAATGCGGCGGGCGAATATTACCTTCCCGACGTGGTGACGCTGGCGATCGCCGGCGGCGGCCGCGCGGTGTGTATCGAGACGGGCGAGTACGAGGTCGCCGGCATCAACAGCCGCGGCGAACTGGCGGCGGTCGAGGCGGGCTGGCAGACGGCGCGGCGCGCGCAGGCGATGGCCGACGGCGCGACGCTGATCGCGCCCGAGACGGTCTGGTTCAGTCACGATACCGTCGTCGGCCGCGACGTGGTGGTCGAGCCGAACGTCGTCTTCGGCCCCGGCGTCACCGTCGCCGACGGCGTCGTCATCCACGCGTTCAGCCATATCGAGGGCGCGACGATCGGCGCGAAGGCGGAGGTGGGGCCGTACGCCCGGCTGCGTCCCGGCGCGACGCTCGGCGTCAAATCGAAGGTCGGCAATTTCGTCGAGATCAAGAAGGCGGTGCTCGGCGAGGGCGCCAAGGTCAATCATCTCTCCTATATCGGCGATGCCGAGATCGGTGCGGCGGCGAACATCGGTGCGGGCACGATCACCTGCAATTACGACGGCTTCTTCAAATACAGGACGCAGATCGGCGCGGGTGCGTTCATCGGCTCCAACTCGGCGCTGGTCGCGCCGGTGTCGGTCGGCGACGGCGCGATCGTCGCGGCGGGATCGGTGCTGACGCAGGACGTCGAGGCCGGCGCGCTGGCGCTGGTCCGCCCGCCGCAGGTCGCCAAGCCCGGCTGGGCGACGCGCTTCCGCGAGATGATGAAGGCGCGCAAGGCTGGCCAGTGA
- a CDS encoding ROK family protein encodes MVSVPPLVAGIELGGTKIVCLLARGPDAIEDRVQLPTTRPEETLAGIEHVLDGWGKFDALGIASFGPISIDRHAADYGHVTSTPKPHWAGTDVAKRLAARYEVPTGFHTDVVGAALAEARWGAAEGLRDVAYVTVGTGIGVGLIAGGVPVDGLTHSELGHIRPDRLTGDDWIGICPFHGGCLEGLAAGPAIGARAGKKGEDIAADDPVWEPVAHVLAQLCHTLVLTGVPRRIVMGGGVMVGNDHLFPRIRAAMVKSLAGYIALPEIAEPSFVVPPALGGNAGPLGAIVLGGQALEQQLKSFTAL; translated from the coding sequence GTGGTCAGCGTCCCCCCTCTGGTAGCCGGTATCGAATTGGGTGGGACCAAGATCGTCTGCCTGCTGGCGCGCGGGCCGGATGCGATCGAGGATCGCGTCCAATTGCCGACCACCCGGCCCGAGGAGACGCTGGCGGGGATCGAGCATGTCCTCGACGGCTGGGGCAAGTTCGACGCGCTCGGCATCGCCAGCTTCGGGCCGATCTCGATCGACCGGCATGCTGCCGATTACGGCCATGTCACCTCGACCCCCAAGCCGCATTGGGCAGGCACCGACGTCGCCAAGCGGCTCGCCGCGCGCTACGAGGTGCCGACCGGTTTCCATACCGATGTCGTCGGCGCCGCGCTGGCCGAGGCGCGCTGGGGCGCCGCCGAAGGGCTGCGCGATGTCGCCTATGTGACGGTCGGCACCGGCATCGGCGTCGGTCTGATCGCCGGCGGCGTGCCGGTCGACGGCCTCACCCACAGCGAATTGGGCCATATCCGCCCCGACCGGCTGACCGGCGACGACTGGATCGGCATCTGCCCGTTCCACGGCGGGTGTCTGGAGGGGCTCGCCGCCGGCCCCGCGATCGGCGCGCGTGCCGGCAAGAAGGGCGAGGACATCGCCGCCGACGATCCCGTCTGGGAGCCGGTCGCCCATGTCCTCGCGCAGCTCTGCCATACGCTGGTGCTCACCGGCGTGCCGCGGCGGATCGTCATGGGCGGCGGCGTGATGGTCGGCAACGACCATCTCTTCCCGCGCATCCGCGCCGCGATGGTCAAGAGCCTCGCCGGCTATATCGCTCTGCCCGAAATCGCCGAGCCTTCGTTCGTCGTCCCGCCGGCGCTCGGCGGCAATGCGGGGCCACTCGGCGCGATCGTGCTCGGCGGTCAGGCACTCGAACAGCAATTGAAGTCGTTCACGGCCCTTTAA
- a CDS encoding ribbon-helix-helix protein, CopG family, which yields MTRVLADLPPDDLRWLDERAAKLGRSRASMLREAVATFRSQAQSEDDRDWLDRGFGLWKDRTDIGDAVEWQRRERASWTRPWDDDYEEVKAEFPDLFDAEDDRQRQIYLDMVAGKYPDPIYPDPA from the coding sequence ATGACGCGAGTCCTGGCCGACCTTCCGCCCGATGACCTGCGCTGGCTCGACGAGCGTGCGGCGAAGCTCGGCCGGTCGCGCGCGTCGATGCTGCGCGAGGCCGTCGCCACGTTCCGGTCGCAGGCGCAGTCGGAGGACGATCGCGATTGGCTCGATCGGGGCTTCGGCCTGTGGAAGGATCGCACCGATATCGGCGATGCGGTCGAATGGCAGCGCCGCGAGCGAGCGAGCTGGACCCGTCCGTGGGACGACGACTATGAAGAGGTCAAAGCCGAGTTTCCCGATCTGTTCGACGCGGAAGACGACCGCCAGCGCCAGATCTATCTCGACATGGTGGCCGGCAAATATCCCGACCCCATCTATCCCGACCCCGCATGA
- a CDS encoding NAD(P)/FAD-dependent oxidoreductase, translated as MGDGGIAAPRDIAVAGCGPAGLAAALLLARDGHRVTVFERFNAPVPIGSGLMIQPTGLAVLRGLGLADALIARSARIERLFGTANGRVVLDVGYDTLAQPGLCGFGVHRATLFAILHEAVFAAGIPLETGRRIVGSELVSGDRRRLTFADGRSSERFDLIVDALGTRTPLAPPCGRALRYGALWASLRRVEGFAPDALEQRYRRASTMAGVLPIGRPPGAEQEQAAFFWSIRADRVAEWRAAGLEAWKEGVRELWPATTPLLDQIDDPAQLTFARYAHRTLPRPAETALIHIGDAWHSASPQLGQGANMALLDAHALAIGLRTADVGTGLAAAVAMRRRHVRLYQSLTALFTPVYQSDSRILPFVRDRLVGPLSGRWPADRIQAAMVSGLIGRPLAPLALTLA; from the coding sequence ATCGGTGACGGTGGAATAGCCGCGCCCCGCGACATCGCGGTCGCCGGCTGCGGACCGGCGGGGCTTGCCGCGGCGCTGCTGCTCGCGCGCGATGGCCATCGCGTCACCGTGTTCGAACGCTTCAATGCGCCGGTGCCGATCGGATCGGGTCTGATGATCCAGCCGACCGGTCTCGCTGTCCTGCGCGGCCTCGGACTTGCCGATGCACTGATCGCCCGGAGTGCACGGATCGAGCGCTTGTTCGGCACGGCTAACGGTCGCGTCGTGCTCGACGTCGGCTATGATACCCTCGCGCAGCCGGGTCTGTGTGGCTTCGGCGTGCATCGTGCGACGCTGTTCGCTATCCTGCACGAGGCGGTGTTCGCGGCCGGCATCCCGCTCGAAACCGGACGCAGGATCGTCGGCAGCGAACTCGTAAGCGGCGATCGCCGCCGTCTGACCTTTGCCGATGGCCGCAGCTCGGAGAGGTTCGACCTGATCGTCGACGCACTCGGCACGCGGACGCCGCTCGCGCCGCCGTGTGGCCGCGCGCTCCGTTATGGCGCGCTCTGGGCGAGTCTTCGCCGGGTCGAGGGGTTCGCGCCCGATGCACTCGAACAGCGGTATCGTCGCGCCAGCACGATGGCGGGCGTCCTGCCGATCGGTCGCCCGCCCGGTGCCGAGCAGGAGCAAGCCGCATTTTTCTGGTCGATCCGCGCCGACCGGGTCGCGGAGTGGCGGGCGGCCGGGCTGGAGGCGTGGAAGGAGGGCGTGCGGGAATTATGGCCTGCGACGACCCCACTTCTCGACCAGATCGATGATCCCGCGCAGCTCACCTTCGCCCGATATGCGCACCGCACCCTCCCGCGGCCGGCGGAAACGGCGTTGATCCACATCGGCGACGCCTGGCATTCGGCGAGCCCGCAATTGGGTCAGGGCGCCAATATGGCGCTGCTCGATGCGCATGCACTTGCCATCGGGCTGCGCACGGCGGATGTCGGCACGGGACTGGCGGCGGCGGTGGCGATGCGTCGGCGCCATGTCCGCCTTTACCAGTCGCTGACCGCGCTGTTCACCCCGGTCTACCAGTCCGACAGCCGCATCCTGCCGTTCGTGCGCGACCGGCTGGTCGGGCCATTATCGGGTCGCTGGCCGGCGGATCGCATTCAGGCGGCGATGGTCAGCGGGCTGATCGGACGGCCCCTTGCGCCGCTTGCGCTGACTCTCGCCTAA
- a CDS encoding ATP-binding protein, whose translation MRLPALAAWSWRARPGRAMSLGAKLVLILTLVGVIGALGITVLLAGIITPSFDALEAKAVQGHVDRTRAALADYAAKVETAVRDYGDWTQGYDYMATPPPASPAAAAFERDGVSRRALRDLGVQGIAYVSADGGVRVARWRDASSGATHRALQAALAQVAADADLARILGKGASAHFYARVGPDIAAIGVARVRRSDGSGDPRGYVLMARVLTARQLSDLLRLDARIGPAADASGHVASARGRMTIAVPIRAPDGRAIATARFDVTRDATLLGRRMLLLAVAGSTLLLLIVLLVLRRVIARLVLAPLQRVERHMQRVRASGSIALFEGDRRRDEFGSLGRSLNAMLAQLKDLREQIEVQSFALGRSESAVAVMHNVRNALTPISTILTQGIAQPPPIDRATVERALAELALEALPPERRARLATFVTAAFAAEVAGRETMRGELRVGREAMAHVLEIIGQQQQQAHDRPHLERCDLSDIVARNAAIARYADAASIAFSFPAGSYYVRANRVILSQVIGNLLGNAAEAVAATGSDSGSIGVSIHQSGDVVTVHIRDDGEGFDAATGATVFQRGFSTREHKSGGLGLHWCANSMTAMGGTLRLESEGRGMGAVAILTLRAATSDGAA comes from the coding sequence ATGCGCCTTCCCGCGCTCGCGGCGTGGTCCTGGCGCGCGCGACCGGGGCGGGCGATGTCGCTCGGCGCCAAATTGGTGCTCATCCTCACCTTGGTCGGCGTCATCGGTGCGCTCGGCATCACCGTGCTGCTCGCCGGGATCATCACGCCGAGCTTCGACGCTTTGGAGGCCAAGGCCGTACAGGGGCACGTCGACCGAACCCGTGCGGCGCTCGCCGATTATGCCGCCAAGGTCGAAACCGCGGTCCGGGACTATGGCGATTGGACGCAGGGCTACGATTATATGGCGACGCCGCCGCCGGCGTCGCCCGCGGCCGCCGCATTCGAGCGCGACGGCGTCTCGCGACGTGCGCTGCGCGATCTCGGGGTGCAGGGCATCGCCTATGTCTCGGCTGACGGCGGCGTCCGCGTCGCGCGCTGGCGCGATGCGTCCTCGGGGGCGACGCACCGCGCGCTGCAGGCGGCGTTGGCGCAGGTCGCCGCCGATGCGGATCTCGCCCGCATCCTCGGCAAAGGCGCGTCGGCGCATTTCTACGCGCGCGTCGGCCCCGACATCGCCGCGATCGGCGTCGCGCGGGTGCGCCGGTCCGACGGCAGCGGCGATCCGCGTGGCTATGTGCTGATGGCGCGCGTGCTGACCGCGCGCCAGCTCTCCGATTTGTTGCGGCTCGACGCCCGGATCGGTCCCGCCGCGGATGCCAGCGGCCATGTCGCATCGGCCCGCGGGCGGATGACGATCGCCGTGCCGATCCGTGCGCCCGATGGCCGCGCGATCGCCACCGCGCGCTTCGACGTCACCCGCGACGCGACCCTGCTCGGCCGGCGCATGCTGCTGTTGGCGGTCGCCGGTTCGACCTTGCTGCTGCTGATCGTGCTTCTCGTGCTGCGCCGGGTGATCGCCCGGCTGGTGCTGGCGCCGTTGCAGCGCGTCGAGCGCCACATGCAGCGCGTCCGCGCCTCCGGATCGATCGCCTTGTTCGAGGGCGATCGCCGCCGCGACGAATTCGGCTCGCTCGGCCGCAGCCTCAACGCGATGCTCGCGCAGCTCAAGGACCTGCGCGAGCAGATCGAGGTGCAGAGCTTCGCGCTCGGTCGCAGCGAGAGCGCGGTGGCGGTGATGCACAACGTCCGCAACGCGCTCACCCCGATCAGCACCATCCTGACCCAGGGCATCGCCCAGCCGCCGCCGATCGATCGCGCCACCGTCGAGCGCGCGCTCGCCGAACTCGCGCTGGAGGCGCTTCCGCCCGAACGCCGCGCGCGGCTCGCGACCTTCGTCACCGCTGCCTTCGCGGCCGAGGTCGCCGGGCGCGAGACGATGCGCGGCGAGCTGCGCGTCGGCCGCGAGGCGATGGCGCACGTGCTTGAGATCATCGGCCAGCAGCAGCAGCAGGCGCACGACCGCCCGCATCTCGAACGCTGCGACCTCAGCGACATCGTCGCGCGCAACGCCGCGATCGCGCGCTATGCCGATGCCGCCTCGATCGCGTTCAGCTTTCCCGCCGGGTCGTATTACGTGCGCGCCAATCGCGTCATCCTCAGCCAGGTGATCGGCAACCTGCTCGGCAATGCCGCCGAGGCGGTCGCCGCCACCGGCAGCGACAGCGGCAGCATCGGCGTGTCGATCCACCAATCGGGCGACGTGGTGACCGTCCACATCCGCGACGACGGCGAAGGCTTCGATGCCGCCACCGGTGCGACCGTATTCCAGCGCGGCTTCTCGACCCGCGAACACAAATCCGGTGGCCTCGGCCTGCACTGGTGCGCCAATTCGATGACCGCGATGGGCGGCACGCTGCGGCTGGAGAGCGAGGGCCGGGGCATGGGCGCGGTCGCCATCCTGACGCTCCGCGCCGCGACGTCGGATGGCGCGGCATGA
- the glmS gene encoding glutamine--fructose-6-phosphate transaminase (isomerizing): MCGIVGIVGAEDVADRLLDGLKRLEYRGYDSAGIATDHDGGIERRRASGKLVNLARELAAHPLPGTTGIAHTRWATHGGPTTNNAHPHATEEVAVVHNGIIENFKPLRDELIARGRVFTSETDTEVVAHLISEKVEAGIDPVGAVREVLPRLHGAFALAILFRKHPELLIGARLGSPLVVGHGDGETYLGSDALALAPLTQRIAYLDEGDWVVCTADGAQVYDRDNHPVERAITISGVTGELISKGNHRHYMLKEIYEQPIVVAQTLRSYLQRMEERVTLPIPEFDLSSIKRVTIVACGTSFYAGMVAKYWFEQFARVPVDLDVASEFRYRAPVMEPGGLALFISQSGETADTLAALRHARSEAQTIAVVVNVPTSSMAREADLLLPTHAGPEIGVASTKAFTCQLAVLAALAANLARAKGKLKPGEERDIVRHLAEAPAALNGALAYDEAIQAMAGVVAGARDVLYLGRGTDYPLALEGALKLKEISYIHAEGYAAGEMKHGPIALIDENVPVIVIAPSGPLFDKTVSNMQEVQARGGKVVLISDYDGIQAAGENCVATITMPKVHPLIAPLVYAVPVQLLAYHVAVAKGTDVDQPRNLAKSVTVE; encoded by the coding sequence ATGTGTGGAATTGTTGGAATCGTCGGCGCGGAAGACGTCGCGGATCGCCTGCTCGACGGGCTCAAGCGGCTCGAATATCGCGGCTATGACTCGGCCGGCATCGCCACCGATCATGACGGCGGGATCGAGCGCCGGCGCGCCTCGGGCAAGCTCGTCAACCTCGCGCGCGAGCTTGCCGCGCATCCGCTGCCCGGCACCACCGGCATCGCGCACACCCGCTGGGCGACGCATGGCGGCCCGACCACCAACAATGCGCACCCGCATGCGACCGAGGAGGTCGCGGTCGTCCACAACGGTATCATCGAAAACTTCAAGCCGCTCCGCGACGAACTGATCGCGCGCGGCCGCGTCTTCACCAGCGAGACGGATACCGAGGTCGTCGCGCACCTCATCAGCGAGAAGGTCGAGGCGGGAATCGACCCGGTCGGCGCGGTGCGCGAGGTGCTGCCGCGCCTGCACGGCGCCTTCGCGCTCGCCATCCTGTTCCGCAAGCATCCCGAATTGCTGATCGGCGCGCGGCTCGGCTCGCCGCTCGTCGTCGGTCATGGCGACGGCGAGACCTATCTCGGCTCCGACGCGCTCGCGCTCGCGCCGCTGACCCAGCGCATCGCCTATCTCGACGAGGGCGACTGGGTCGTCTGCACCGCGGACGGCGCACAGGTTTACGACCGCGACAATCATCCGGTCGAGCGTGCGATCACCATTTCCGGCGTCACCGGCGAGCTGATCAGCAAGGGCAATCACCGCCACTATATGCTGAAGGAGATCTACGAGCAGCCGATCGTCGTCGCCCAGACGCTGCGCTCGTACCTCCAGCGGATGGAGGAGCGCGTCACGCTGCCGATCCCCGAATTCGACCTGTCGAGCATCAAGCGCGTCACCATCGTCGCCTGCGGCACCAGTTTCTATGCCGGCATGGTCGCCAAATATTGGTTCGAGCAATTCGCCCGCGTTCCCGTCGACCTCGATGTCGCGTCCGAATTCCGCTACCGCGCGCCGGTGATGGAGCCGGGCGGGCTCGCGCTCTTCATCAGCCAGTCGGGCGAGACCGCCGATACGCTCGCCGCGCTGCGCCACGCGCGGTCCGAGGCGCAGACGATCGCGGTCGTCGTCAACGTGCCGACCAGCAGCATGGCGCGCGAGGCCGACCTGCTGCTGCCGACGCATGCCGGGCCGGAGATCGGCGTCGCCAGCACCAAGGCGTTCACCTGCCAGCTCGCGGTGCTCGCCGCGCTCGCTGCGAATCTTGCCCGCGCCAAGGGCAAGCTCAAGCCCGGCGAGGAGCGCGACATCGTCCGCCATCTCGCAGAGGCGCCGGCCGCGCTCAACGGCGCGCTCGCCTATGACGAGGCGATCCAGGCGATGGCGGGCGTCGTCGCCGGCGCGCGCGACGTCCTCTATCTCGGCCGTGGCACCGATTATCCGCTGGCGCTGGAGGGGGCGCTCAAGCTCAAGGAGATCAGCTACATTCACGCCGAAGGCTATGCCGCCGGCGAGATGAAGCACGGCCCGATCGCGCTGATCGACGAGAACGTCCCCGTCATCGTCATCGCCCCCTCCGGCCCGCTGTTCGACAAGACGGTGAGCAACATGCAGGAGGTGCAGGCGCGCGGCGGCAAGGTCGTCCTGATCAGCGACTACGACGGTATCCAGGCAGCGGGCGAGAATTGCGTCGCGACCATCACGATGCCGAAGGTGCATCCGCTGATCGCCCCGCTCGTCTATGCGGTGCCGGTGCAGTTACTCGCCTATCACGTCGCGGTGGCGAAGGGGACGGACGTCGACCAGCCGCGCAACCTCGCCAAATCGGTGACGGTGGAATAG